One stretch of Streptomyces peucetius DNA includes these proteins:
- a CDS encoding lactonase family protein — protein MDKGTSTDQATRRRAAAPGRRRFVTGLAAVAATAALPGCGQADESATHSRSRMAPGPTSSAPRQRSRPLFLGTYTSADGGGSGIGLATYDERTGRITGTGVLEGVPDPSYLAVHPSGHALYAVNERETGSVTAVRLVDGGTPEVLGSRPTGGASPCHLSVHPSGRWLLSADYGSGTVAVHPIEASGALGERTDRVTHDSPPPGPGQEGPHAHQFVTGPDGRHVLAVDLGTDTVYTYRLDTGAGTLAEVSRATVRAGAGPRHLTFHPSGRHAYLANELDNTVQVCAYDRGTGRLRPAAPQPTGTGSGTSYPAQLVVTGDGRYAYLANRGHNSLTRYAVEAGGSRLRLLDTVPVGGDFPRHIALSPSGGLLFAANQRSGTVTVFHVDRRTGELRPAGRAFRSPVAVCALPL, from the coding sequence ATGGACAAGGGCACGAGTACGGACCAGGCCACGCGGCGCAGGGCAGCGGCCCCCGGCCGGCGCCGGTTCGTCACCGGACTGGCGGCCGTGGCCGCGACCGCCGCGCTGCCCGGCTGCGGCCAGGCGGACGAGTCGGCCACCCACTCACGGTCACGGATGGCTCCCGGTCCCACGTCGTCCGCACCTCGGCAGCGGTCCCGCCCCCTGTTCCTGGGCACCTACACCTCGGCAGACGGCGGCGGGTCCGGCATCGGACTGGCGACGTACGACGAACGGACCGGAAGGATCACCGGCACCGGTGTCCTCGAAGGTGTCCCCGACCCGTCGTACCTCGCGGTGCACCCGTCCGGGCACGCCCTGTACGCAGTCAACGAGCGTGAGACCGGCTCGGTGACCGCCGTACGGCTCGTCGACGGCGGTACGCCCGAGGTCCTCGGCAGCCGCCCCACGGGCGGGGCCTCGCCCTGCCACCTCTCCGTGCACCCGTCCGGGCGCTGGCTGCTCAGCGCCGACTACGGCTCCGGCACCGTGGCCGTGCACCCGATCGAGGCGTCCGGCGCGCTCGGCGAGCGCACGGACCGGGTCACCCACGACAGCCCGCCGCCCGGACCGGGGCAGGAGGGCCCGCACGCCCACCAGTTCGTCACGGGCCCGGACGGGCGCCATGTGCTCGCCGTCGATCTCGGCACCGACACCGTCTACACCTACCGCCTCGACACCGGGGCCGGGACACTCGCGGAGGTCTCCCGTGCGACCGTGCGGGCCGGGGCCGGGCCGCGGCACCTCACCTTCCACCCGTCGGGCCGCCACGCGTACCTCGCCAACGAACTCGACAACACCGTCCAGGTCTGCGCCTATGACCGTGGGACCGGCCGGCTCCGCCCCGCCGCTCCCCAGCCCACCGGCACCGGGTCCGGCACCAGCTACCCCGCCCAGCTCGTCGTGACGGGCGACGGCAGGTACGCGTACCTCGCCAACCGCGGCCACAACAGCCTGACCCGTTACGCCGTCGAAGCCGGCGGCTCCCGGCTGCGGCTGCTGGACACCGTGCCCGTCGGCGGGGACTTCCCCCGCCACATCGCTCTCTCGCCCTCCGGCGGGCTCCTCTTCGCGGCGAACCAGCGCTCCGGCACGGTCACCGTCTTCCACGTCGACCGCCGGACCGGTGAACTCCGCCCGGCCGGACGGGCGTTCAGGTCACCGGTCGCCGTGTGCGCGCTGCCGCTGTAG
- a CDS encoding ASCH domain-containing protein — protein MWPRIGGLRTLDLGTPGEMRHRLNALVLSGQKRATAGLLEHDYRAEGEEPEFAGERLVLIDNDDERVAEVVVEAVEIVPFGSVTWKFAQAEGEGCTSLAHWRAVHTGFWENAGHKVADDTAVVCVRFRLAHPAE, from the coding sequence ATGTGGCCACGTATCGGCGGACTGCGCACGCTCGACCTGGGAACTCCTGGTGAGATGCGCCACCGGCTCAACGCCCTGGTGCTCTCCGGGCAGAAGCGGGCGACCGCCGGGCTCCTGGAGCACGACTACCGGGCCGAGGGTGAGGAGCCGGAGTTCGCGGGCGAGCGCCTGGTGCTCATCGACAACGACGACGAGCGCGTCGCCGAAGTGGTCGTCGAGGCGGTCGAGATCGTGCCGTTCGGGTCGGTGACATGGAAGTTCGCGCAGGCCGAGGGCGAGGGCTGCACGAGCCTCGCGCACTGGCGCGCGGTGCACACCGGCTTCTGGGAGAACGCCGGGCACAAGGTGGCCGACGACACGGCCGTCGTCTGCGTCCGCTTCCGCCTCGCGCATCCGGCTGAGTGA
- a CDS encoding VOC family protein, protein MPFIALVTLVVRDYDEAIAFYTDALGFELVEDTDRGDSSRWVVVRPPGSAPGTGLLLARAKDAEQRGCVGAQTGGRVGFFLHTDDFARDHARMTAAGVRFLEEPRHETYGSVAVFEDLYGNRWDLLEPK, encoded by the coding sequence ATGCCCTTCATCGCCCTGGTCACTCTCGTCGTCCGCGACTACGACGAGGCCATCGCCTTCTACACCGACGCCCTCGGCTTCGAACTGGTCGAGGACACCGATCGCGGCGACAGCAGCCGCTGGGTGGTGGTCCGCCCGCCCGGTTCCGCCCCGGGGACTGGCCTGCTGCTCGCCCGCGCCAAGGACGCGGAGCAGCGCGGATGCGTGGGCGCGCAGACCGGCGGACGGGTCGGCTTCTTCCTCCACACCGACGACTTCGCCCGCGACCACGCCCGTATGACGGCGGCGGGCGTCCGCTTCCTGGAGGAGCCGAGGCACGAGACGTACGGCTCGGTCGCGGTCTTCGAGGACCTCTACGGCAACCGGTGGGACCTGCTGGAGCCCAAGTAG
- a CDS encoding nucleoside/nucleotide kinase family protein: protein MLGMSVPGHLLERARRLALPRHRRILGIAGAPGAGKSTLAERLVEALDGLAVLVPMDGFHLAQQELARLGRAGRKGAPDTFDAAGYAALLARLRDQDPAGTVYAPAFDRVLEEPVAGSVPVTAGVPLVVTEGNYLLHDEGDWARVRPLLDEAWFLELDEQVRVRRLVDRHVRFGKERPFAERWVRDSDEANARLVRRGRDRADLVVELT, encoded by the coding sequence ATGCTCGGCATGTCCGTACCCGGCCACCTGCTCGAGCGCGCCCGCCGTCTCGCCCTGCCCCGCCACCGCCGCATCCTCGGGATCGCCGGCGCCCCCGGAGCGGGGAAGTCCACCCTCGCCGAGCGTCTCGTCGAAGCGCTGGACGGCCTTGCCGTCCTCGTCCCCATGGACGGTTTCCACCTCGCCCAGCAGGAGCTGGCGCGCCTCGGGCGCGCCGGGCGCAAAGGGGCGCCCGACACCTTCGACGCCGCCGGGTACGCAGCCCTGCTGGCCCGGCTGCGCGACCAGGACCCGGCGGGCACCGTCTACGCGCCCGCGTTCGACCGGGTGCTGGAGGAGCCGGTCGCCGGGAGCGTCCCGGTCACGGCCGGCGTGCCGCTGGTCGTCACCGAGGGGAACTACCTGCTCCACGACGAGGGGGACTGGGCCCGCGTACGGCCGCTCCTCGACGAGGCGTGGTTCCTGGAGCTCGACGAGCAGGTGCGGGTGCGCCGGCTCGTCGACCGGCATGTGCGTTTCGGGAAGGAACGGCCCTTCGCCGAACGCTGGGTCCGCGACTCCGACGAGGCCAACGCGCGACTGGTCCGACGTGGCCGGGACCGGGCCGACCTCGTGGTCGAGCTGACCTGA
- a CDS encoding DUF1444 domain-containing protein, which translates to MGLFRRGPKRDGRDAPRDPEFSFFSADEGTRFRSQVREAFAERGLEVTVYADMVSDDAGRQFGLGNLAAVLHNDERGPRVWSELVRQHVAMVLRTMDAPSALETLPAEQIRAQLYPRVVGAEGLDPRNFGYARTIAPGLYEILALDLPESVMMLTDEALEPLGDLPYLRDQALYNLRGLPVEAHETVKDSEGMRFEVVLGDSFYTASRVLALETLVRQVTGEELTADGALVAMPFRHQIAFHAIHDTGMLPALNAMAAFAATGYEDTPGAISPYVYWWHDGTLTQLSERAGDGDGLQIMIGEEFQALLERLVAEDDRRPGDDEG; encoded by the coding sequence GTGGGGTTGTTCCGACGAGGGCCGAAGCGTGACGGACGCGATGCGCCCCGGGACCCCGAGTTCTCCTTCTTCTCCGCCGACGAGGGCACACGGTTCCGTTCCCAGGTCCGTGAGGCGTTCGCCGAGCGGGGCCTCGAGGTGACCGTCTACGCCGACATGGTCTCCGACGACGCGGGCCGGCAGTTCGGGCTCGGCAACCTCGCCGCCGTGCTCCACAACGACGAACGCGGACCCCGGGTCTGGTCCGAACTGGTCCGCCAGCACGTCGCGATGGTGCTGCGCACCATGGACGCGCCGTCCGCCCTGGAGACCCTTCCCGCCGAACAGATCCGTGCCCAGCTCTACCCCCGCGTCGTCGGCGCCGAGGGCCTCGACCCCCGCAACTTCGGCTACGCCCGCACCATCGCCCCCGGCCTGTACGAGATCCTCGCGCTCGACCTTCCGGAGAGCGTCATGATGCTCACGGACGAGGCCCTTGAACCGCTCGGAGACCTGCCGTACCTGCGTGACCAGGCGCTCTACAACCTCCGTGGCCTGCCGGTCGAGGCGCACGAGACCGTCAAGGACTCCGAGGGCATGCGCTTCGAGGTGGTGCTCGGCGACTCGTTCTACACCGCCAGCCGGGTCCTGGCGCTGGAGACCCTCGTACGGCAGGTCACCGGCGAGGAGTTGACCGCCGACGGCGCGCTGGTGGCGATGCCCTTCCGGCACCAGATCGCGTTCCACGCCATCCACGACACCGGCATGCTCCCCGCTCTCAACGCGATGGCGGCCTTCGCGGCCACCGGCTACGAGGACACGCCCGGGGCCATCAGCCCCTACGTCTACTGGTGGCACGACGGCACGCTCACCCAGCTCAGCGAGCGCGCCGGGGACGGCGACGGTCTGCAGATCATGATCGGCGAGGAGTTCCAGGCGCTGCTGGAACGGCTGGTCGCCGAGGACGACCGGCGACCCGGCGACGACGAGGGTTGA